From one uncultured Methanoregula sp. genomic stretch:
- a CDS encoding OsmC family protein: MRFTARTASGKIVFPMEAPVGMGGDGKVPNPIQYLIGSLGGCVGVKILLALSDKGIVPDDLTIGIHATRRKTMPAFFDHVHLTVTLRADADDAMVPGIIEQTLSRLCPIAAMFAEVGEVTAEHRIIRK; the protein is encoded by the coding sequence ATGCGGTTTACCGCACGCACCGCGTCCGGGAAGATCGTGTTCCCGATGGAAGCCCCGGTCGGTATGGGCGGGGACGGGAAGGTCCCCAACCCCATCCAGTACCTCATCGGCTCGCTCGGGGGCTGTGTCGGCGTGAAGATCCTCCTTGCCCTCTCCGACAAAGGTATTGTCCCGGATGACCTGACCATCGGGATCCATGCAACCCGGAGAAAGACCATGCCCGCGTTCTTCGATCATGTCCACCTGACGGTCACGCTCCGGGCCGATGCTGATGATGCAATGGTCCCGGGGATCATAGAACAGACCCTTTCCCGTCTCTGCCCTATCGCTGCCATGTTCGCCGAGGTCGGGGAAGTGACTGCCGAACACCGGATTATCCGGAAATAA
- a CDS encoding acyltransferase family protein has translation MADTGTEKKQGAQRLLFIDNIRILLICLVITTHSAITYGGLGSWYYVDTTGNGTMAPFILSLICIVNQSFFMGFFLLISAYFVPSSIGRKGTAAFVRDRLVRLGIPLVVWIVLMNALIILIIRLGTGTLPDGWESIFDPVTGHALGPMWFVFLLLIATLLYVAWVTIRPPGPPRDQQSSAFPEVIPIVALGLLLGLVTAVVRIFLPIGSFSFFNFQPPFFPQYIAFFIIGIWAARNNWFDKIPSRTGKICAVAATILIAILPAFYLLTIGSGEGISLIRGGLHWQAFLFAFWEMMAGVMIIVGLLWMFSRWFKNQGPVTRAMAGDSYTVYIIHPVIIISLALVLTGIALPPIAKFAIELPLAICCAFVLAHLIRAVPGVKRVL, from the coding sequence ATGGCCGATACCGGGACAGAAAAGAAGCAGGGTGCACAGCGACTTCTCTTCATCGATAATATCCGCATCCTCCTGATCTGCCTGGTCATTACAACACACAGCGCAATAACTTACGGGGGGCTTGGCAGCTGGTACTACGTCGATACAACGGGGAATGGTACCATGGCCCCGTTCATCCTGTCCCTGATCTGTATCGTGAACCAGTCTTTTTTCATGGGTTTCTTCCTCCTGATATCGGCATATTTCGTCCCGTCTTCGATCGGGCGCAAGGGTACAGCCGCGTTCGTCCGGGACCGGCTGGTACGGCTCGGCATCCCGCTTGTTGTCTGGATTGTGCTCATGAACGCTCTCATCATCCTCATCATCAGGCTGGGCACGGGGACACTTCCGGACGGCTGGGAATCCATCTTCGATCCGGTCACCGGCCATGCGCTCGGGCCGATGTGGTTTGTATTTCTCCTGCTGATCGCAACCCTCCTGTATGTTGCATGGGTAACCATCCGCCCGCCAGGACCGCCCCGCGATCAACAATCCTCTGCATTTCCCGAAGTCATTCCCATCGTCGCCCTGGGACTTCTCCTTGGGCTGGTAACAGCGGTTGTCAGGATCTTCCTGCCGATAGGGTCCTTCTCGTTCTTCAACTTCCAGCCCCCGTTCTTCCCGCAATATATCGCGTTCTTTATCATCGGCATCTGGGCAGCACGGAACAACTGGTTTGACAAAATCCCCTCCCGGACCGGAAAAATCTGTGCGGTTGCTGCCACGATCCTGATCGCCATACTGCCTGCATTCTATCTCCTGACCATAGGTTCAGGTGAAGGGATCTCACTCATCCGGGGAGGACTTCACTGGCAGGCATTTCTCTTTGCCTTCTGGGAGATGATGGCCGGCGTGATGATCATCGTCGGGCTTCTCTGGATGTTCTCCCGGTGGTTCAAAAACCAGGGGCCTGTCACCCGGGCAATGGCCGGGGATTCCTACACCGTGTACATCATCCACCCGGTCATCATTATCTCTCTCGCGCTTGTCTTGACCGGCATTGCCCTTCCCCCGATAGCCAAATTTGCCATTGAACTCCCGCTCGCAATCTGCTGTGCGTTTGTGCTTGCACACCTCATCCGAGCTGTGCCCGGGGTAAAGCGGGTGCTGTAA
- a CDS encoding acyltransferase family protein translates to MVRLHYLDNLRWMCILVLFPLHAAFVFCSGWYGYYVLSDYTSTAAHCLAVVVEPWIMPVLFSIAGISTKFALQKRTPQIYLKERVTKLLVPFLAGLVFICPVIAYYAQKFHNGYTGSFFGAFVQFFSSVQNVQGTNGITGGFSADHLWFILFLFIISVLALGVILLLQRQERLHVNFGNVRLPVLCLLFIPVWILNIAGINVAGYSFVSYFAIFLIGYYLFSMDTVLARLEKYWAGLLAAWIVLIILVMWMYGIMLGHSEVFWGSSPVYVLTGWTGVLALLGAGRHLLDVSNNFTAYLGAAAYPVYIIHEAILVAIAYYVVMLAIPPALQYLAIVIFSVLLTFACYEILRRIPVVRALFGIAGPEKKPA, encoded by the coding sequence ATGGTCCGGCTGCATTATCTTGACAACCTGCGGTGGATGTGCATCCTCGTGCTATTCCCGCTCCACGCTGCATTCGTGTTCTGTTCAGGATGGTACGGGTATTATGTCCTGTCCGATTACACCTCCACGGCTGCACATTGTCTCGCGGTTGTTGTTGAGCCCTGGATCATGCCGGTGCTATTCAGTATTGCAGGAATAAGTACGAAATTTGCATTACAGAAGCGTACACCTCAGATATACCTCAAAGAACGGGTCACAAAACTCCTTGTCCCGTTCCTGGCAGGACTGGTCTTCATCTGCCCCGTGATTGCATACTATGCCCAAAAATTCCACAACGGCTACACCGGGAGCTTTTTTGGTGCGTTTGTGCAGTTCTTCAGCTCTGTTCAAAACGTGCAGGGTACGAACGGGATTACGGGGGGATTCAGCGCTGACCACCTCTGGTTCATCCTCTTCCTGTTCATCATATCCGTCCTGGCACTCGGTGTGATCCTCCTTTTGCAGCGACAGGAAAGGCTTCACGTCAATTTCGGTAACGTACGTCTTCCGGTTCTCTGTCTTTTGTTTATCCCGGTCTGGATCCTGAACATTGCCGGCATTAATGTGGCAGGATATTCTTTTGTTTCATATTTCGCCATATTCCTCATCGGGTACTACCTGTTTTCGATGGATACGGTCCTGGCCCGGCTGGAAAAGTACTGGGCAGGTCTCCTGGCTGCATGGATAGTCCTGATAATTCTCGTGATGTGGATGTACGGAATAATGCTCGGGCATTCCGAAGTATTCTGGGGGTCTTCCCCCGTCTATGTTTTAACCGGGTGGACCGGCGTTCTTGCCCTTCTTGGAGCGGGGAGGCACCTGCTGGATGTTTCCAATAATTTCACTGCCTATCTGGGTGCAGCAGCGTACCCGGTGTATATTATCCACGAGGCAATACTGGTGGCAATTGCCTATTACGTGGTGATGCTTGCAATCCCTCCGGCTCTGCAGTATCTGGCCATCGTGATCTTCAGTGTCCTCCTGACATTTGCCTGCTACGAGATCCTCAGGAGAATCCCGGTAGTACGGGCTCTGTTCGGGATTGCCGGCCCGGAAAAGAAACCTGCGTGA
- a CDS encoding bifunctional 5,6,7,8-tetrahydromethanopterin hydro-lyase/3-hexulose-6-phosphate synthase: MYLVGEALIGDGAELAHIDLLMGEKEGPIGSAFANAISQLSVGHTPLLAVVRPNLLTKPVTLVIPKVTLKDMHQVNEMFGPVQAAVAKAVADSVEEGAFGDIDIETLAILCSAFVHPEAKDYNKLYRYNYGATKLAITRAMESFPDKKTLIHEKDRAAHAIMGFKVQRLWDPPYLQVACDIVDLGKLTSVLSALPENDHILIEAGTPLVKKFGLSVISEIRKIKPNAFIIADMKILDTGNLEARMAGDATADAVVISGQAPNSTIEKAIIEAKKIGIYSIIDMLNVTNPVKLIQSLKAKPDIVELHRAIDVEETAHAWGDIAALKKAAGGKLLVATAGGIRTNVVKEALKAGADILVVGRAITASKDVNHAADEFLEQLNREEIDQFRIMTDF; encoded by the coding sequence ATGTATCTAGTCGGAGAAGCACTTATTGGCGATGGCGCGGAGCTGGCGCACATCGATCTTTTGATGGGCGAGAAGGAAGGCCCTATCGGCTCGGCGTTTGCAAACGCGATCTCACAGCTTTCGGTCGGGCACACCCCGCTCCTTGCGGTTGTACGCCCGAACCTGCTGACGAAGCCCGTCACCCTCGTTATCCCGAAGGTCACGTTAAAGGACATGCACCAGGTCAACGAGATGTTCGGCCCCGTGCAGGCAGCAGTGGCGAAGGCCGTTGCCGACAGCGTCGAGGAAGGCGCGTTCGGCGATATCGATATCGAGACCCTTGCGATCCTCTGTTCAGCCTTCGTCCACCCGGAAGCAAAGGACTACAACAAGCTGTACCGCTACAACTACGGTGCAACCAAGCTTGCGATCACCCGCGCCATGGAATCCTTCCCGGACAAAAAGACGCTCATCCACGAGAAAGACCGTGCAGCCCACGCAATCATGGGATTCAAGGTCCAGCGCCTCTGGGACCCGCCATACCTGCAGGTGGCATGTGATATTGTCGACCTGGGCAAGCTCACCTCCGTCCTCTCGGCACTGCCCGAGAACGACCACATACTCATCGAGGCAGGCACCCCGCTCGTCAAGAAGTTCGGCCTCTCCGTCATCTCCGAGATCCGTAAGATCAAGCCCAATGCCTTCATCATCGCGGACATGAAGATCCTCGACACCGGCAACCTTGAGGCCCGCATGGCAGGCGATGCAACCGCTGATGCGGTCGTGATCTCCGGCCAGGCCCCCAACTCCACCATCGAGAAGGCAATCATCGAGGCGAAGAAGATCGGCATCTACTCGATCATCGATATGCTCAATGTCACCAACCCGGTCAAGCTTATCCAGAGCCTCAAAGCCAAGCCGGACATTGTTGAGCTCCACCGTGCAATCGATGTCGAGGAGACCGCCCATGCCTGGGGCGACATTGCGGCACTCAAGAAAGCGGCAGGCGGAAAACTCCTGGTCGCAACCGCCGGCGGTATCCGCACGAACGTGGTCAAGGAAGCCCTCAAGGCCGGAGCAGATATCCTTGTCGTTGGCCGTGCGATCACTGCCTCGAAGGATGTCAACCATGCAGCGGATGAGTTCCTGGAGCAGCTGAACCGGGAAGAGATCGACCAGTTCAGGATTATGACTGACTTCTGA
- a CDS encoding MFS transporter: MSLVNFGMPGHVTRSGFPAKENVQYLVILTISLGAFLAAFDASAVNLATTLFIREFGTDFSTVSLITTIYEIVMTVFLIIFGKVADLQGLKKTYLQGLGLFIASSFLCGLSWGILPFIIFRVFQATGAAMIFASAPALMTTVLPESVHGKALAWLSVITSVGFCLGWGIGGLIIHLIGWKWVFLSNVPIGIAVILLGKKILSEPVRHTTRDPFDYRGAIIVAFFIGVFLLGLSVIEIPGMSDLVLGLIFFIAIIAAVICYGHLKKCPFPVIDINLLKKPGYSIALAVSTIVTCLTVSVSFLFPLYLHEFEHVDYFHSGLILMGSSVFSMIISPFVGGFADRHGSRRVCIWGLLLILVSMLLFSVIPIASGFLVMSAVLCLFRIAGGAINGPLDKVILNHCPVESRGSGSGIMMTVRHSTRVIAIVFVEIFFGASIFSAGISSTGETLISETNLSLFSDGFQIFFIICSCLAVVALILSLSIRERSYVKPV; encoded by the coding sequence TTGTCACTTGTTAATTTCGGCATGCCGGGTCACGTTACCAGGAGTGGCTTTCCTGCAAAAGAGAATGTCCAGTATCTGGTTATTCTTACAATATCCCTTGGTGCATTCCTCGCTGCATTTGATGCCAGTGCTGTTAACCTGGCAACCACCCTTTTTATCAGGGAATTCGGTACCGATTTTTCCACAGTATCTCTGATTACTACGATCTATGAGATCGTGATGACCGTATTCCTTATTATTTTCGGAAAAGTAGCGGATCTCCAGGGTCTGAAAAAGACATATCTCCAGGGACTTGGTCTCTTTATTGCCTCTTCGTTCCTGTGCGGGCTCTCCTGGGGAATCCTGCCTTTTATTATCTTCCGTGTTTTCCAGGCCACGGGTGCTGCGATGATATTTGCTTCAGCACCGGCGCTGATGACAACAGTACTTCCGGAATCAGTCCATGGAAAAGCTCTGGCATGGCTTAGTGTGATTACCAGTGTGGGTTTTTGTCTTGGGTGGGGTATTGGGGGATTAATCATCCACCTCATCGGATGGAAATGGGTTTTTTTAAGTAATGTCCCCATAGGAATTGCCGTAATTCTGCTGGGAAAGAAAATTCTCTCCGAACCGGTCCGGCATACCACCCGCGATCCGTTTGATTATCGAGGAGCAATCATTGTCGCATTCTTTATCGGCGTTTTTCTTCTCGGGCTTTCAGTCATTGAAATCCCGGGCATGAGTGATCTTGTACTCGGACTAATTTTCTTTATCGCTATTATTGCGGCAGTGATCTGCTATGGTCATTTAAAGAAGTGTCCGTTTCCCGTTATCGATATAAATCTCTTAAAAAAACCCGGATATTCTATTGCGCTGGCGGTTTCAACTATCGTCACGTGCCTGACAGTAAGCGTGAGCTTTCTTTTTCCCTTATACCTGCATGAATTTGAACACGTGGATTACTTCCATTCAGGACTCATCCTCATGGGAAGTTCAGTTTTTTCCATGATTATTTCTCCGTTTGTCGGGGGTTTCGCCGATCGACACGGATCACGACGGGTCTGTATCTGGGGATTATTATTAATCCTGGTTTCCATGCTGTTATTCAGCGTCATTCCGATTGCAAGTGGTTTTCTTGTAATGTCCGCGGTTCTATGCCTGTTCCGCATAGCTGGCGGGGCGATCAACGGACCTCTCGATAAAGTTATCCTGAATCACTGCCCGGTCGAATCAAGAGGAAGCGGTTCGGGAATCATGATGACCGTGCGACATTCAACCCGTGTCATTGCAATTGTATTTGTTGAGATTTTTTTCGGGGCATCGATCTTCAGTGCCGGGATCTCTTCCACCGGAGAGACCCTCATCTCCGAAACAAATCTGAGTCTTTTCTCTGACGGATTCCAGATATTTTTTATTATCTGTTCCTGTTTAGCTGTCGTCGCACTCATCCTTTCATTATCGATCCGTGAGAGATCCTACGTTAAACCGGTATAA